The following are encoded in a window of Vigna unguiculata cultivar IT97K-499-35 chromosome 8, ASM411807v1, whole genome shotgun sequence genomic DNA:
- the LOC114195422 gene encoding E3 ubiquitin ligase BIG BROTHER-related-like gives MDQREEGKQQPSQKTPSHNNQLDPVESSDNVAPENVLQEQSGTFTTFASLESGSESDSSFDEHDEDSEFFLSQEFESELQFLESEGSNDDDDDDDDDEEMEEDEIDVDELTYEELIELGDFIGREKRGLSGSEICSCLHSYTFHSAESKSGVDLCVICQVEYEEGEALVAIQCEHPYHTDCITKWLQIKKVCPICNTEISAPKIVS, from the coding sequence ATGGATCAACGTGAAGAAGGCAAACAGCAACCATCCCAGAAAACACCATCACACAATAATCAGCTTGACCCAGTTGAAAGTTCTGACAATGTTGCTCCAGAAAATGTTTTGCAGGAGCAAAGTGGCACATTCACAACGTTTGCATCATTAGAAAGTGGAAGTGAGAGTGATTCCTCTTTCGATGAACATGATGAGGATTCTGAGTTTTTTCTGAGCCAGGAGTTTGAATCTGAACTTCAGTTTCTTGAGAGTGAAGGGAgcaatgatgatgatgatgatgatgatgatgatgaggaaATGGAGGAAGATGAGATCGATGTGGATGAGTTGACCTACGAGGAGTTGATTGAGTTGGGAGATTTTATAGGGCGAGAGAAGAGAGGATTATCAGGAAGTGAAATTTGTTCATGCTTGCATTCATACACTTTTCATTCTGCAGAAAGCAAAAGTGGAGTTGATCTTTGTGTGATTTGCCAGGTTGAATATGAAGAAGGTGAAGCCTTGGTAGCAATTCAGTGTGAGCACCCTTATCATACAGATTGCATAACCAAGTGGCTTCAGATTAAGAAGGTTTGCCCTATATGTAACACTGAAATTTCTGCTCCCAAGATAGTTAGTTAA